From Agromyces sp. SYSU T00194, a single genomic window includes:
- a CDS encoding LamG domain-containing protein, translated as MIPAGIVASGFVLPATGGGSDYYNEVMADSPFAYFPLDDSGSPAVDATGDNTAVSGGSWPTFGQADLGDSGASADFDGSTDGFYFNAGEDIGGTSGEITVEALIYPHSISGTHCFVSHDLDTGRFWQFRTNGNDAQVVQIGGSNYGGGTLATNTVAHVAFTAVESGTVRVYVNGSEVTNGAENGDIFLAGNESDDYRYFIGRSNYSSSFFDGLMAGVALYDSALSVSRILAHAEAAGVA; from the coding sequence GTGATCCCCGCGGGCATCGTCGCGTCGGGGTTCGTGCTGCCGGCGACGGGCGGCGGGAGTGACTACTACAACGAGGTGATGGCGGACTCGCCGTTCGCGTACTTCCCGCTCGACGACTCCGGTTCTCCGGCGGTTGACGCGACCGGCGACAACACCGCCGTGAGTGGTGGGAGCTGGCCGACGTTCGGGCAGGCCGATCTCGGCGACAGCGGCGCGTCGGCGGACTTCGACGGCTCCACCGACGGGTTCTACTTCAACGCCGGCGAGGACATCGGCGGCACGTCGGGCGAGATCACCGTCGAGGCGCTCATCTACCCGCATTCGATCTCGGGCACGCACTGCTTCGTCTCGCACGACCTCGATACGGGCCGGTTCTGGCAGTTCCGCACGAACGGCAACGACGCGCAGGTCGTGCAGATCGGCGGGTCGAACTACGGGGGTGGGACGCTCGCGACGAACACGGTCGCACACGTCGCGTTCACCGCGGTGGAGAGCGGAACGGTGCGCGTGTACGTCAACGGCTCGGAGGTCACGAACGGCGCCGAGAACGGCGACATCTTCCTCGCGGGCAACGAGTCGGACGACTACCGGTACTTCATCGGCCGGTCGAACTACTCGTCGTCGTTCTTCGACGGGCTCATGGCCGGCGTCGCGCTCTACGACTCGGCGCTGTCCGTCTCGCGGATCCTTGCCCATGCCGAAGCTGCGGGGGTTGCCTGA
- a CDS encoding phage portal protein, producing the protein MSLLFRSTTLTDVGVQSRSRSIGKVRVTADKALTHSAVWAGLRLRADLVSSMPLDAFRKVAGFDLEVPKTPVLLSPGGSDDWSMDTWLWATQYDLDRVGNTFGIIRELDQAKRPKVIELLDHRDVTVRSLPKAPAGEPNFGYWVNGSQVPNDQIWHERQYRLPGLVMGLSPISYAAASIGFYLTAQQFGIEWFTNGGTVPSGVLRNKEKTLKGSEPDEVKEKFKLAVENRDVFVTGNDWEYSTLNALANEAQFLDTQKLSALEASRFIGVPADLLDLAISGQSVTYANITQRNLQFLIMNLWPAVRRREATLSRHLMSEDRFVRFNTDAILQLDPETKSKVFGQQIRDRIRTPSEVREKYNLQPFTEEQLDEFDRLFPNRTQKPISNGDQP; encoded by the coding sequence ATGAGTCTCCTCTTCCGCAGCACCACGCTGACCGATGTCGGCGTCCAGTCGCGCAGCCGCTCGATCGGGAAGGTCCGAGTCACCGCCGACAAGGCGCTCACCCATTCCGCCGTCTGGGCAGGTCTCCGCCTCCGCGCCGACCTGGTCTCCTCGATGCCCCTCGACGCGTTCCGCAAGGTGGCCGGGTTCGACCTCGAGGTCCCGAAGACCCCGGTGCTCCTCAGCCCGGGGGGCTCCGACGACTGGTCGATGGACACGTGGCTCTGGGCCACCCAGTACGATCTCGACCGCGTCGGCAACACCTTCGGCATCATCCGTGAGCTCGACCAGGCGAAGCGCCCCAAGGTGATCGAGCTGCTCGACCACCGCGACGTCACCGTGCGATCGCTCCCGAAGGCTCCTGCCGGCGAGCCCAACTTCGGCTACTGGGTCAACGGATCGCAGGTGCCGAACGACCAGATCTGGCACGAGCGGCAGTACCGGCTCCCGGGCCTGGTCATGGGTCTCTCCCCGATCTCGTACGCCGCGGCATCCATCGGGTTCTACCTCACCGCGCAGCAGTTCGGCATCGAGTGGTTCACCAACGGCGGCACGGTGCCGTCGGGCGTGCTCCGCAACAAGGAGAAGACCCTCAAGGGCTCCGAGCCCGACGAGGTCAAGGAGAAGTTCAAGCTCGCCGTCGAGAACCGCGACGTGTTCGTCACGGGCAACGACTGGGAGTACTCCACCCTCAACGCTCTCGCGAACGAAGCGCAGTTCCTCGACACGCAGAAGCTGAGCGCGCTCGAGGCGAGCCGCTTCATCGGCGTCCCGGCGGACCTGCTCGACCTCGCGATCTCCGGACAGTCGGTCACGTACGCGAACATCACGCAGCGCAACCTGCAGTTCCTCATCATGAACCTCTGGCCGGCCGTCCGCCGGCGCGAGGCGACCCTCTCCCGCCACCTGATGAGCGAAGACCGGTTCGTGCGGTTCAACACCGACGCGATCCTCCAGCTCGACCCCGAGACGAAGTCCAAGGTCTTCGGCCAGCAGATCCGCGACCGCATCCGCACGCCCTCCGAGGTGCGCGAGAAGTACAACCTCCAGCCCTTCACGGAAGAGCAGCTCGACGAGTTCGACCGGCTCTTCCCCAACCGCACGCAGAAGCCGATCTCGAACGGAGACCAGCCATGA
- a CDS encoding acyltransferase family protein, whose translation MNSLRPRRRLRADIQALRALAVLAVLAYHLWPHALTGGYVGVDVFFVISGFLITSHLVRELEQTGTIRVGQFWARRAKRLLPAALIVLLAIAAATIILVPATRWVQYLTEVGAASVYVQNWLLAAQSVDYLAGAADPSPVQHFWTLSVEEQFYLVVPLLLLAAAALSRRRGALVALAALTVASFAYGVWFTDWSTAAYFSTLTRAWEFGIGALVAFLPAVTRGRNAIALAGVAAIALAAVLYTGQTPFPGTAALLPVVGTAVAIWAGQRSILTGVGELRPVAMVGRISYSLYLWHWPLIVLVPFVSGAPLTLPQKLGIIVASLGLAWLSTTLVEDPIRNHRRLLGQRRPRTVAAWAAGGMALVLSVSVSACTVQAQEIEETIAAAPATMPPVDLDSAECVGAQTMDADLDCTLPERDGFVTSLAAVAEDDPNRDECWSGRGVADFDLCTLGAAEEYSKHLLVIGDSHSSVFLDVWDDLGTLNGWRVDLAGHAGCYLTTATLNAPDAEARQGCDGWRAAALEHVAAADVDAIIVTRSIPATLAIPVGGESGSDAQIRGLVEAWAVRDPSIPLLAIVDNPVMPAATFACLETHGPDDAAACDQPRDDVLRHDLQRDAVEQTENAHLVDLTGFYCTEITCPAVIGDVVVYRPDGNHVTGTYAATLAPYLERSVVELTGD comes from the coding sequence ATGAATTCACTTCGCCCGCGCCGACGCCTGCGAGCAGACATTCAGGCGCTGCGCGCACTGGCGGTCCTCGCCGTGCTCGCCTACCACCTGTGGCCGCACGCGCTGACGGGCGGGTACGTCGGCGTGGACGTGTTCTTCGTGATCTCCGGGTTCCTGATCACGTCGCACCTGGTACGCGAGCTCGAGCAGACCGGCACGATCCGCGTCGGCCAGTTCTGGGCCCGCCGGGCGAAGCGCCTTCTACCGGCGGCACTCATCGTGCTGCTCGCGATCGCCGCCGCGACGATCATCCTCGTCCCCGCCACGCGGTGGGTGCAGTACCTCACCGAGGTCGGCGCCGCATCGGTATACGTCCAGAACTGGCTCCTCGCCGCGCAGTCCGTCGACTACCTTGCGGGCGCCGCCGACCCGTCACCCGTCCAGCACTTCTGGACGCTGTCGGTCGAGGAGCAGTTCTACCTCGTCGTCCCCCTGCTCCTCCTCGCGGCCGCCGCGCTCAGCCGGCGCCGCGGCGCGCTCGTCGCGCTCGCCGCGCTGACGGTCGCATCGTTCGCGTACGGCGTCTGGTTCACCGACTGGTCGACGGCGGCGTACTTCTCGACGCTCACGAGGGCGTGGGAGTTCGGCATCGGCGCGCTCGTCGCGTTCCTGCCCGCCGTCACCCGCGGCCGTAACGCGATCGCGCTCGCCGGCGTCGCGGCGATCGCGCTCGCCGCGGTGCTCTACACCGGCCAGACGCCGTTCCCGGGCACCGCGGCGCTGCTGCCCGTGGTGGGCACGGCCGTGGCGATCTGGGCCGGCCAGCGTTCGATCCTGACCGGTGTCGGCGAGCTGCGCCCGGTCGCGATGGTCGGCCGGATCTCCTACTCGCTGTACCTATGGCACTGGCCGCTCATCGTGCTCGTCCCGTTCGTCTCGGGGGCACCGCTGACGCTCCCGCAGAAGCTCGGTATCATCGTGGCATCCCTCGGTCTCGCGTGGCTGTCGACGACGCTCGTGGAGGACCCGATACGGAACCACCGGCGCCTCCTCGGCCAGCGGCGGCCGCGCACGGTCGCGGCGTGGGCCGCCGGCGGCATGGCGCTCGTGCTGTCGGTGAGTGTCTCGGCGTGCACCGTGCAGGCGCAGGAGATCGAGGAGACGATCGCGGCCGCGCCGGCAACGATGCCACCGGTCGACCTCGACTCGGCGGAGTGCGTCGGCGCGCAGACCATGGACGCCGACCTCGACTGCACGCTCCCGGAGCGCGACGGGTTCGTGACGTCGCTCGCCGCCGTCGCGGAGGACGACCCGAACCGCGACGAGTGCTGGTCGGGCCGCGGCGTCGCGGACTTCGATCTCTGCACCCTCGGCGCCGCCGAGGAGTACTCGAAGCACCTGCTGGTGATCGGCGACTCGCACTCGTCGGTGTTCCTCGACGTGTGGGACGACCTCGGCACGCTGAACGGATGGCGGGTCGACCTCGCAGGGCATGCCGGCTGCTACCTCACCACCGCGACCCTGAACGCTCCGGACGCGGAGGCGCGGCAGGGGTGCGACGGCTGGCGCGCGGCCGCGCTCGAGCACGTCGCGGCCGCCGACGTCGACGCGATCATCGTCACCCGGTCGATCCCCGCGACGCTCGCGATCCCCGTCGGCGGGGAGTCGGGGTCGGACGCACAGATCCGTGGGCTCGTCGAGGCGTGGGCGGTGCGGGATCCGTCGATCCCGCTGCTCGCGATCGTCGACAACCCGGTGATGCCGGCGGCGACGTTCGCGTGCCTCGAGACGCACGGTCCCGACGACGCCGCGGCGTGCGACCAGCCACGCGACGACGTGCTGCGGCACGACCTCCAGCGCGACGCCGTCGAGCAGACCGAGAACGCCCACTTGGTCGATCTGACGGGGTTCTACTGCACCGAGATCACGTGCCCCGCGGTGATCGGCGACGTCGTCGTCTACAGGCCCGACGGCAACCACGTCACCGGGACCTACGCGGCCACGCTCGCGCCCTACCTCGAGCGGAGCGTCGTCGAGCTCACCGGCGACTGA
- a CDS encoding tyrosine-type recombinase/integrase, which translates to MAILDDWQLWQEAQGLSGRTIVERASTVRHLLDFSGNEPLTITSMDVIRFIARPGIGDTSRATYHASLRAFFGWMVTVDLRSDDPTAKTPRPRRRKSRPRPVPGVQLEKILAAANRRRTRMMILLAALAGLRVHEIAKFRGDDIDWSAHTLTVTGKGGKTALLPAHPQIIDEGATFPRDGWWFPAYSKQTSASHVTAKAVSSAIMHTMARAGYRGKAHQLRHWYGTELLNQGVDLRVVQTLMRHESPATTAIYTEVDAARQVAGIGRLSLPSAA; encoded by the coding sequence ATGGCCATCCTGGATGACTGGCAACTCTGGCAAGAGGCGCAGGGCCTTTCGGGTCGAACCATCGTTGAGCGCGCCTCGACTGTACGCCACCTTCTCGACTTTTCGGGTAACGAACCGCTCACGATCACGAGCATGGACGTGATCCGCTTCATCGCGCGGCCCGGGATCGGCGACACGTCGCGGGCGACGTACCATGCGAGCCTCCGGGCGTTCTTCGGCTGGATGGTGACAGTCGACCTCCGGTCGGACGATCCGACCGCGAAGACTCCACGGCCGCGCCGGCGGAAGTCCCGCCCGCGGCCGGTACCCGGCGTGCAGCTCGAGAAGATCCTGGCGGCCGCGAACCGGCGTCGGACGCGCATGATGATCCTGCTCGCCGCGCTGGCCGGCCTGCGGGTGCACGAGATCGCGAAGTTCCGCGGCGACGACATTGACTGGTCGGCGCACACGCTCACAGTGACCGGGAAGGGCGGGAAGACCGCACTCCTGCCGGCGCACCCGCAGATCATCGACGAAGGCGCGACCTTTCCCCGCGATGGCTGGTGGTTCCCCGCGTACTCGAAGCAGACGAGCGCGTCACACGTGACGGCCAAGGCGGTGTCGTCGGCGATCATGCACACCATGGCGCGGGCCGGCTATCGCGGGAAGGCGCACCAGCTGCGTCACTGGTACGGGACCGAGTTGCTGAACCAGGGCGTCGACCTCCGCGTCGTGCAGACGCTCATGCGGCACGAGTCCCCAGCGACGACGGCGATCTACACCGAGGTCGACGCTGCGCGTCAGGTTGCCGGGATCGGCCGGCTGTCGCTGCCGTCTGCAGCCTAG
- a CDS encoding helix-turn-helix transcriptional regulator, with protein sequence MSTTYSAHIEVNRRRATTDALVAIHDALEEFHAAVGMSPRGYVDAQLHIPAENLRQATAAAIAIVESATGATAIRAEVMTEAEFDARQGFVTVPALLSVSEVAERLGLSRQAVLKRIAAGGFSTAQRVGEKAWAIAEHEIATLEAAPADDSDT encoded by the coding sequence ATGAGCACCACGTACAGCGCACACATCGAGGTCAACCGCCGGCGCGCCACCACGGATGCGCTCGTGGCCATCCACGACGCCCTCGAGGAGTTCCACGCCGCCGTCGGCATGTCGCCCCGCGGCTACGTCGACGCGCAGCTCCACATCCCCGCGGAGAACCTGCGCCAGGCGACCGCCGCGGCGATCGCCATCGTCGAGTCCGCGACCGGCGCCACCGCGATCCGGGCCGAGGTCATGACCGAAGCCGAGTTCGACGCCCGACAGGGCTTCGTGACCGTCCCCGCGCTGCTCTCCGTCTCGGAGGTCGCGGAGCGGCTCGGGCTCTCCCGGCAGGCGGTCCTCAAGCGGATCGCCGCCGGCGGGTTCTCGACCGCGCAGCGCGTCGGCGAGAAGGCATGGGCGATCGCCGAGCACGAGATCGCCACCCTGGAAGCCGCACCGGCCGACGACAGCGACACCTAG
- a CDS encoding GNAT family N-acetyltransferase yields the protein MRPAFSADVTDFWGVSSLDAASADAYRIVVDPDLRADLLATLLEVVEGPALATLAPAAAERLRAATGDEVPRREFRSRLEDAGLALNGADVVSYLTPDAQRAVAALPPAPGTRALTPADAPEFARFCADAPADDLEEAYVELDHWRAHGTFVGERLVAAASAYPWRDSMLADVGVITLPGFRGRGLATRLVRAIAADALDLGYEPQYRCQTDNAASLALASAAGFERFAEWDVVTA from the coding sequence GTGCGACCCGCCTTCTCCGCCGACGTGACCGACTTCTGGGGCGTCTCGTCGCTCGATGCGGCATCCGCCGATGCCTACCGCATCGTCGTCGACCCCGACCTCCGCGCCGACCTGCTCGCCACCCTCCTCGAGGTCGTCGAGGGCCCGGCCCTCGCGACCCTGGCGCCGGCAGCCGCCGAGCGGCTCCGCGCCGCGACGGGCGACGAGGTGCCTCGACGGGAGTTCCGCTCGCGCCTCGAGGACGCCGGCCTCGCGCTGAACGGTGCGGACGTGGTCTCCTACCTGACGCCGGATGCGCAGCGTGCGGTGGCCGCGCTGCCGCCGGCACCGGGCACGCGGGCCCTCACCCCGGCGGATGCCCCGGAGTTCGCGCGCTTCTGCGCGGACGCTCCCGCCGACGACCTGGAAGAGGCGTACGTCGAGCTCGATCACTGGCGGGCGCACGGCACCTTCGTCGGCGAGCGCCTGGTCGCGGCGGCGAGTGCGTACCCCTGGCGCGACTCGATGCTCGCCGACGTGGGCGTGATCACGCTGCCCGGGTTCCGCGGCCGGGGGCTCGCGACGCGGCTGGTCCGTGCGATCGCCGCCGACGCGCTCGATCTCGGGTACGAGCCGCAGTACCGGTGCCAGACCGACAACGCCGCCTCGCTCGCGCTCGCGAGCGCAGCGGGATTCGAGCGGTTCGCCGAGTGGGACGTCGTCACGGCCTGA
- a CDS encoding HK97 family phage prohead protease, with the protein MNTLVADLDGRRAACEADPSQAPFTEQRDHAFPAQLRASTVERDGKEFHRVEGVASVVDTWYEMYDFWGPFDERVASGAFDKTLAANPDVAFLLNHRGMTMARTRSGTLDLGLNEHGDLAPVAFLNPKRQDVRDLVTAIEDEDVDQMSFAFRIIGGEWSPDYSAYTITEVDLDRGDVSAVNFGANPYTSISARAKLQFLERALPGQSRRDALGEQPTARTGTSLTVAKLRHSLAE; encoded by the coding sequence ATGAACACCCTCGTCGCAGACCTCGACGGCCGCCGCGCCGCGTGCGAGGCCGACCCGTCGCAGGCACCGTTCACGGAGCAGCGCGACCACGCATTCCCCGCGCAGCTGCGCGCCAGCACCGTCGAACGCGACGGCAAGGAGTTCCACCGTGTCGAGGGCGTCGCGAGCGTCGTGGACACCTGGTACGAGATGTACGACTTCTGGGGGCCGTTCGACGAGCGTGTCGCGTCCGGGGCGTTCGACAAGACCCTCGCCGCGAACCCCGACGTCGCGTTCCTGCTCAACCACCGCGGGATGACCATGGCGCGCACCCGGTCGGGAACCCTCGACCTCGGGCTCAACGAGCACGGCGACCTCGCACCGGTCGCGTTCCTCAACCCGAAGCGGCAGGACGTCCGCGACCTGGTCACCGCGATCGAGGACGAAGACGTCGACCAGATGAGCTTCGCGTTCCGGATCATCGGCGGGGAGTGGTCGCCGGACTACTCGGCCTACACGATCACCGAGGTCGACCTCGACCGCGGCGACGTGTCCGCCGTGAACTTCGGCGCCAACCCGTACACCTCGATCAGCGCGCGTGCCAAGCTCCAGTTCCTCGAACGCGCGCTCCCCGGCCAGAGCCGCCGCGACGCACTCGGGGAGCAGCCGACCGCCCGTACGGGCACCTCGCTGACCGTCGCGAAGCTCCGCCACTCGCTGGCCGAGTAG
- a CDS encoding phage tail tape measure protein, which yields MPASKSLIFDIVGRDRGAASALNDVSNKLLGVGAATVTGVGIAVKKFADFDQQMSLVQDGTRATTSEMDDLREAALQAGADTKYSATEAAAAIDALGRAGVATDDILSGGLTGALDLAAAGNLDVAQAAEIASVAMVQFKKTGEEVPHIADLLAAGAGKAMGSVEDLSMALNQSGLVASQAGLSIEETTGTLAAFASAGLAGSDGGTSFKTMLQRLNPVSAAARAKMDELGISAYDAQGNFIGMEQYAGVLRNALADLSPEARNAALNVMFGSDAVRAASVLYEQGADGIGEWITATDDAGYAAESAAIQMDNLSGDVELLGGSIETALIKQGSGANGVLRELTQTATGLVNGFAELPPGLQQNLTMLTLLGGSAAVVTGGALKLIPAIDRTRVSLRRLNATGSRSIKVLGKGAGLAGVLTGLVVGVSILDQIAHAGDAAAMGLEELGRAARRGDLDAGFADISSSVGDLDQALELMLGHSVDSEIERWADAVFGWSGVHGVVDETRTSFQNLGQVLAEMVSSGNVEQAERIFNQVAAAAAEQGFEVEQVKDLMPAYGEALAGAANEQDDMARSTDEATVNLAGLGDEATDTEQKVSDLEDQLRNFGSVTLDTRQAQRDFQQALADAADALEENGKTLDITTEAGRENQDALDDIAKSAADQAASIWASTESEEALQEALADSRADLIEAATQFGMSADEAEAYADKVLATPSEVMTTVKVAGITEARLAFDNLIAGYQNRSVTLRAVMEAADKLPGNAAGGAIYGPGPKGVDSVLRMLAPGEHVLTANEVDLMGGQSAVYAFRRQLATGAQMMGAPSVRAAGVPVGMSGAGQAQALSLEGLAISGTLQIGGDGLARIIDGRIVRANRDTRVSLENGRRS from the coding sequence GTGCCTGCCAGCAAGTCTCTGATCTTCGACATCGTCGGCCGCGACCGCGGCGCGGCATCCGCGCTCAACGACGTCTCGAACAAGCTCCTCGGAGTCGGCGCCGCGACCGTGACCGGCGTCGGCATCGCCGTGAAGAAGTTCGCCGACTTCGACCAGCAGATGTCGCTCGTGCAGGACGGCACCCGCGCGACCACGTCCGAGATGGACGACCTCCGCGAGGCTGCGCTGCAGGCCGGCGCCGACACGAAGTACTCGGCGACCGAAGCCGCGGCCGCGATCGACGCGCTCGGCCGCGCCGGCGTCGCAACCGACGACATCCTCTCTGGTGGACTCACCGGTGCCCTCGACCTCGCGGCCGCCGGCAACCTCGACGTTGCCCAGGCCGCCGAGATCGCCTCCGTGGCGATGGTCCAGTTCAAGAAGACCGGCGAGGAAGTGCCGCACATCGCGGACCTCCTCGCCGCCGGCGCCGGCAAGGCGATGGGCTCCGTCGAGGACCTCTCCATGGCCCTCAACCAGTCGGGCCTCGTCGCGTCGCAGGCGGGCCTGTCGATCGAGGAGACCACCGGCACCCTCGCAGCGTTCGCGTCCGCTGGCCTCGCAGGCTCCGACGGCGGCACGTCGTTCAAGACGATGCTCCAGCGCCTCAACCCGGTCTCCGCCGCCGCTCGCGCGAAGATGGACGAGCTCGGCATCAGCGCGTACGACGCGCAGGGCAACTTCATCGGCATGGAGCAGTACGCCGGCGTGCTCCGCAACGCGCTCGCCGACCTCTCGCCCGAGGCGCGGAACGCCGCCCTCAACGTGATGTTCGGCTCGGACGCCGTTCGCGCCGCTTCCGTCCTGTACGAGCAGGGCGCCGACGGCATCGGCGAGTGGATCACCGCGACCGACGACGCTGGGTACGCGGCCGAGTCTGCCGCGATCCAGATGGACAACCTGTCCGGCGACGTCGAGCTGCTCGGCGGGTCGATCGAGACCGCGCTGATCAAGCAGGGCTCCGGCGCGAATGGCGTCCTTCGCGAGCTCACGCAGACCGCGACGGGGCTCGTGAACGGGTTCGCCGAACTGCCGCCCGGTCTTCAGCAGAACCTCACCATGCTGACCCTCCTCGGTGGCAGCGCGGCCGTCGTCACTGGCGGCGCACTCAAGCTGATCCCAGCGATCGACCGAACGCGGGTCTCGCTCCGCCGCCTGAACGCCACCGGGTCCCGCTCGATCAAGGTCCTCGGGAAGGGCGCCGGTCTGGCCGGCGTCCTGACCGGACTCGTCGTTGGTGTGTCGATCCTCGACCAGATCGCGCACGCCGGTGACGCCGCAGCGATGGGGCTCGAGGAGCTCGGCCGCGCCGCCCGCAGGGGCGACCTCGACGCAGGATTCGCGGACATCTCCTCGAGCGTCGGCGATCTCGACCAAGCGCTCGAGCTCATGCTCGGGCACTCTGTCGACTCCGAGATAGAGCGGTGGGCCGACGCCGTCTTCGGCTGGTCCGGAGTCCACGGCGTCGTCGACGAGACCCGCACCTCGTTCCAGAATCTCGGCCAGGTACTGGCCGAGATGGTCTCGTCGGGCAATGTCGAGCAGGCTGAGCGGATCTTCAACCAGGTCGCCGCGGCCGCCGCGGAGCAGGGCTTCGAGGTCGAGCAGGTCAAGGACCTTATGCCCGCCTACGGCGAAGCCCTCGCGGGCGCCGCCAACGAGCAAGACGACATGGCCCGATCCACCGACGAAGCGACGGTCAACCTCGCCGGCCTCGGCGACGAAGCGACTGACACCGAGCAGAAGGTCTCCGACCTGGAGGACCAACTCCGCAACTTCGGGTCCGTGACGCTCGACACACGGCAAGCGCAGCGGGACTTCCAGCAGGCGCTCGCCGACGCGGCCGACGCGCTCGAGGAGAACGGCAAGACCCTCGACATCACCACCGAGGCGGGTCGCGAGAACCAGGACGCGCTCGACGACATCGCAAAATCGGCCGCCGATCAGGCCGCGTCGATCTGGGCGTCGACCGAGTCTGAGGAGGCGCTGCAGGAGGCGCTCGCCGATTCCCGCGCGGACCTGATCGAGGCCGCGACGCAGTTCGGCATGTCGGCCGACGAGGCCGAGGCGTATGCCGACAAGGTGCTCGCGACGCCGTCCGAAGTGATGACGACCGTCAAGGTCGCTGGGATCACCGAGGCGCGGCTTGCGTTCGACAACCTGATCGCCGGCTATCAGAACCGCTCGGTCACCCTGCGTGCAGTGATGGAGGCGGCCGACAAGCTGCCGGGAAACGCTGCGGGTGGTGCGATCTACGGTCCGGGCCCGAAGGGCGTCGATTCGGTGCTGCGGATGCTCGCCCCTGGCGAGCACGTCCTCACCGCCAACGAGGTCGACCTGATGGGCGGCCAGTCTGCGGTGTACGCGTTCCGCCGACAGCTTGCGACGGGTGCCCAGATGATGGGCGCGCCGTCTGTGCGTGCGGCCGGCGTGCCTGTCGGCATGTCCGGCGCCGGCCAGGCGCAGGCGCTGTCGCTCGAGGGGCTCGCGATCTCCGGCACCCTCCAGATCGGCGGTGACGGGCTGGCCCGCATCATCGACGGGCGCATCGTCCGCGCGAACCGCGACACCCGCGTGAGTCTCGAGAACGGAAGGCGCAGCTGA
- a CDS encoding phage tail tube protein, producing MTTLFDSAVGLAKEPSFGTYTAPTKFVEFTEAGLKKMPTVVTGSGRRYGERVRRADRRVVTAWDVAGPIATELLTKGMGALFEAVLGTGTSTSVPTTSAFQQLFTPSAGDPVDSYTIQASVPFVGGATQPHSFVGMYATGLTMAIAEGGVPTLQVQWSGKDLDTGQSFVTPSYPADTSLFSFVHGAIVVGGSLTVPTTTEVGSISGGTTADVTDFNLQVDNGMSPGRRYLGGSGLIGNPGFLGELGISGSITVDYTSNALRDAFIAQDDLALMLTFQHPVEIDTGVYPTVQVVVPNIRLDGDIPTDNNGAPISLQLPFTGLGVTGSQPIYFVVRTAETAIF from the coding sequence GTGACCACCCTCTTCGATTCCGCCGTCGGCCTCGCCAAGGAGCCGTCGTTCGGGACGTACACCGCCCCGACCAAGTTCGTCGAGTTCACCGAGGCGGGCCTCAAGAAGATGCCCACCGTCGTCACCGGCAGTGGCCGCCGCTACGGTGAGCGCGTCCGCCGCGCCGACCGCCGCGTCGTGACCGCGTGGGACGTGGCCGGCCCGATCGCGACCGAGCTGCTCACCAAGGGCATGGGCGCGCTGTTCGAGGCCGTCCTCGGCACCGGCACGTCGACCTCGGTCCCGACGACCTCGGCGTTCCAGCAGCTGTTCACGCCGTCCGCCGGCGACCCGGTCGACTCGTACACGATCCAGGCGTCCGTGCCGTTCGTCGGAGGGGCCACCCAGCCGCACAGCTTCGTCGGCATGTATGCCACCGGGCTCACCATGGCGATCGCCGAGGGCGGCGTCCCCACCCTCCAGGTCCAGTGGTCCGGCAAGGACCTCGACACCGGGCAGTCGTTCGTCACGCCGAGCTACCCGGCCGACACGAGCCTGTTCTCGTTCGTGCACGGCGCGATCGTCGTCGGCGGCAGCCTCACCGTCCCGACCACCACCGAGGTCGGCAGCATCTCGGGGGGCACGACCGCGGACGTGACGGACTTCAACCTGCAGGTCGACAACGGCATGAGCCCCGGCCGCCGCTACCTCGGCGGCAGCGGACTCATCGGCAACCCCGGGTTCCTCGGTGAGCTCGGCATCAGCGGCTCGATCACGGTCGACTACACGTCCAACGCCCTCCGCGACGCGTTCATCGCGCAGGACGACCTCGCGCTGATGCTGACCTTCCAGCACCCCGTCGAGATCGACACCGGCGTGTACCCGACCGTGCAGGTCGTCGTGCCGAACATCCGTCTCGACGGCGACATCCCGACCGACAACAACGGCGCCCCGATCAGCCTGCAGCTGCCGTTCACCGGACTCGGAGTGACCGGCAGCCAGCCGATCTACTTCGTCGTCCGCACCGCCGAGACCGCGATCTTCTAG